From the genome of Lotus japonicus ecotype B-129 chromosome 6, LjGifu_v1.2, one region includes:
- the LOC130723602 gene encoding serine/threonine-protein phosphatase 5 isoform X2, with amino-acid sequence MATENSNVSKAEELKLLANDAFKARKYAQAIELYTEAIELDSQNAVYLANRAFAHLRLEEYGSAILDATKAIEVDPKYSKGYYRRGAAHLGLGKFKEALKDFQQVKKMCPNDPDATKKLKECEKAVMKLKFEEAIALPESQRRSVAESIDFHSIDVESQYSGARIEGDVVTLDFVKKMMDDFKNQKSLHKRYAFQIVLQTREILQALPSLVDITVPDGKHFTVCGDVHGQYYDLLNIFELNGLPSEENPYLFNGDFVDRGSFSLEVILTLFAFKCMSPSAIHLARGNHESKSMNKIYGFEGEVRSKLNDTFIELFAEVFCCLPLAHVINEKVFVVHGGLFSVDGVKLSDIRSINRFCEPPEEGLMCELLWSDPQPLPGRGPSKRGVGLSFGGDVTKRFLQENNLDLVVRSHEVKDEGYEIEHNGKLITVFSAPNYCDQMGNKGAFIRFKAPDLKPDIVTFSAVAHPDVKPMAYANNFLRMFQ; translated from the exons ATGGCAACTGAAAATTCTAATGTTTCAAAGGCTGAGGAACTGAAACTCCTTGCGAATGATGCATTCAAAg CTCGGAAATATGCCCAAGCTATTGAGCTTTACACAGAAGCAATTGAGCTAGATAGTCAAAATGCAGTTTACTTGGCTAATCGTGCCTTTGCTCATCTTCGGCTTGAGGAATATGGTAGTGCAATACTAGATGCCACAAAGGCTATTGAAGTTGATCCTAAATATTCAAAG GGTTATTACAGGCGAGGTGCAGCTCATCTTGGGCTGGGAAAGTTCAAGGAAGCACTGAAAGATTTTCAACAG GTCAAAAAAATGTGTCCAAATGATCCTGACGCAACAAAGAAATTGAAGGAATGTGAAAAGGCTGTTATGAAACTTAAATTTGAAGAAGCAATTGCTTTACCAGAGTCTCAAAGGCGTTCAGTAGCTGAATCCATAGATTTCCATTCAATAG ATGTTGAGTCACAATATTCTGGAGCAAGAATAGAGGGGGACGTTGTTACTTTGGATTTTGTAAAGAAGATGATGGATGATTTCAAGAATCAGAAGAGCTTGCATAAACG GTATGCATTCCAGATTGTATTGCAAACAAGAGAGATATTGCAAGCTTTGCCTTCTCTTGTTGATATAACTGTTCCTGATGGCAAACATTTTACTGTTTGTGGCGATGTTCATGGTCAG TACTATGATCTATTAAATATTTTTGAGCTCAATGGGCTTCCTTCAGAAGAGAATCCATATCTATTTAATGGTGACTTTGTGGATAGAGGATCATTTTCTTTGGAAGTCATCCTCACTTTGTTTGCATTTAAGTGCATGTCTCCATCAG CCATACATCTAGCTAGGGGAAATCACGAGAGTAAGAGCATGAACAAGATATATGGTTTTGAGGGTGAGGTGCGCTCAAAGTTGAATGACACATTTATTGAACTATTTGCGGAAGTCTTCTGCTGTTTACCTTTGGCTCATGTGATAAATGAGAAAGTTTTCGTAGTCCATGGAGGTCTTTTTAGCGTTGATGGGGTCAAACTCTCTGACATCCGGTCTATTAATCGGTTTTGTGAGCCTCCTGAAGAAG GGTTGATGTGTGAATTGCTATGGAGTGATCCGCAGCCTCTCCCTGGAAGAGGTCCAAGCAAGCGTGGTGTAGGCCTTTCTTTTGGTGGAGATGTGACAAAAAGGTTTTTGCAGGAAAATAATTTAG ATTTAGTTGTGCGGTCTCATGAAGTAAAGGATGAGGGTTACGAGATTGAACATAATGGTAAACTCATAACTGTGTTTTCTGCTCCAAATTATTGTGACCAG ATGGGTAACAAAGGTGCCTTTATTCGATTTAAAGCACCTGATTTGAAACCTGACATTGTTACATTCTCAGCAGTG GCACATCCCGATGTTAAGCCAATggcttatgcaaacaacttCCTCCGGATGTTTCAATAG
- the LOC130726325 gene encoding ATP-dependent DNA helicase PIF1-like — MMRFFTIGIAVGSSCRSLSTKGCSSKPSSGSYIKYKNKGKTTTTTTERRQQRGKRIQWTEEQKSVLSAVSQRSSVFITGSAGTGKTQLVTEVVKLLKKLHTKSKVFVTASTGVAAFALKGQTLHSFAGIRYPVDDSEQLLRVIRSDKRASRRWQKVEALVIDEISMVDGRLFDNLQFVAKELKGVDKTWGGIQLVVVGDFCQLPPIADDASKVVKYAFEADCWNDSFSLQVELTRIFRQSDPRFIEVLQGIRVGEVDQDDLSFLEKYCSEAECDPSAVQLYPLNRIVKKVNEEKLKSLQKDVVFYRAVDDGWNSWKKLLSQGIAPDEISICLGARVMLVKNLKTWNGLVNGATGTVVKFVKEAGIGDICSENLLPEVKFDSGKVEVIGPEEWHVTDGDVVVARRKQIPLILAWALSIHKCQGMNLDKAYINLSGAFGCGMVYTALSRVKSLDGLHLSGFTPSSIRANPKVTNFYRNLVLQRDNKDTNNGCIERNQISNSITRDSEKAGTAENKYLFSLSDFLSRRLKGS, encoded by the coding sequence ATGATGAGATTTTTCACCATTGGAATAGCGGTTGGTTCATCATGCAGAAGCTTGAGCACAAAGGGTTGTTCTTCAAAACCCTCATCTGGGTCTTACATCAAGTACAAGAACAAGGGtaagacaacaacaacaacaacagagagAAGACAACAACGTGGGAAGCGGATTCAATGGACTGAGGAGCAGAAGAGTGTGCTGTCTGCTGTGAGTCAGAGGAGTTCTGTGTTTATTACAGGCTCAGCTGGGACTGGAAAGACACAACTGGTCACTGAGGTTGTCAAGTTGTTGAAGAAATTGCACACCAAGTCTAAGGTTTTTGTCACAGCTTCCACTGGGGTTGCAGCATTTGCTCTCAAGGGTCAAACTTTGCACTCATTTGCCGGGATTCGTTACCCCGTTGATGATTCTGAACAATTGTTGCGCGTGATTAGGTCTGACAAGAGGGCGTCGAGGAGGTGgcaaaaggttgaagctttagtTATTGATGAAATTAGCATGGTGGATGGAAGGTTGTTTGATAACCTTCAATTTGTTGCCAAAGAGTTGAAGGGTGTGGATAAAACATGGGGTGGAATTCAGCTGGTTGTGGTTGGGGATTTCTGTCAGTTACCCCCAATCGCTGATGATGCTTCCAAGGTTGTAAAGTATGCTTTTGAAGCTGATTGTTGGAATGACAGCTTTAGTTTGCAGGTAGAGCTTACTAGGATCTTCAGGCAGTCTGATCCGCGGTTTATCGAGGTTCTTCAAGGCATAAGGGTGGGGGAAGTTGATCAGGATGACTTGTCATTCCTAGAGAAATATTGCTCGGAGGCCGAGTGTGATCCCTCTGCAGTGCAGCTCTATCCGTTGAATAGAATCGTTAAGAAAGTGAATGAAGAGAAGCTTAAAAGCTTGCAAAAGGATGTTGTTTTCTATAGAGCTGTTGATGATGGTTGGAATTCTTGGAAGAAGCTGCTAAGTCAGGGGATAGCGCCCGATGAGATCTCCATTTGTTTAGGTGCAAGAGTTATGCTGGTCAAGAATTTAAAAACTTGGAACGGATTAGTGAATGGAGCCACGGGTACGGTTGTGAAATTTGTTAAGGAAGCGGGCATTGGTGACATCTGCTCCGAAAACCTGCTGCCAGAAGTCAAATTTGATTCGGGGAAAGTTGAGGTGATTGGACCAGAAGAGTGGCATGTAACGGATGGAGATGTAGTTGTTGCTAGGAGGAAGCAGATACCACTTATATTGGCATGGGCTCTGAGCATCCACAAGTGCCAGGGAATGAATCTTGACAAAGCTTACATCAACTTGTCAGGAGCATTTGGCTGTGGAATGGTCTACACAGCACTTTCTCGTGTTAAAAGCTTGGATGGTCTTCATTTATCTGGTTTTACGCCATCAAGTATTCGAGCAAATCCTAAGGTTACAAATTTCTATAGGAATTTGGTTTTGCAACGTGATAACAAAGATACTAACAATGGTTGCATTGAGagaaatcaaatctctaataGCATTACCAGAGATTCAGAAAAAGCAGGCACTGCAGAAAACAAGTACCTTTTTTCACTCTCTGATTTCCTATCTAGACGCCTGAAAGGATCCTGA
- the LOC130723602 gene encoding serine/threonine-protein phosphatase 5 isoform X1 → MATENSNVSKAEELKLLANDAFKARKYAQAIELYTEAIELDSQNAVYLANRAFAHLRLEEYGSAILDATKAIEVDPKYSKGYYRRGAAHLGLGKFKEALKDFQQVKKMCPNDPDATKKLKECEKAVMKLKFEEAIALPESQRRSVAESIDFHSIGKGRKSAVPTEVAIAAVTAAVMAVVVMLFRTSKTTIVAVIVVGLLLLLGAYWWSGRNTDVESQYSGARIEGDVVTLDFVKKMMDDFKNQKSLHKRYAFQIVLQTREILQALPSLVDITVPDGKHFTVCGDVHGQYYDLLNIFELNGLPSEENPYLFNGDFVDRGSFSLEVILTLFAFKCMSPSAIHLARGNHESKSMNKIYGFEGEVRSKLNDTFIELFAEVFCCLPLAHVINEKVFVVHGGLFSVDGVKLSDIRSINRFCEPPEEGLMCELLWSDPQPLPGRGPSKRGVGLSFGGDVTKRFLQENNLDLVVRSHEVKDEGYEIEHNGKLITVFSAPNYCDQMGNKGAFIRFKAPDLKPDIVTFSAVAHPDVKPMAYANNFLRMFQ, encoded by the exons ATGGCAACTGAAAATTCTAATGTTTCAAAGGCTGAGGAACTGAAACTCCTTGCGAATGATGCATTCAAAg CTCGGAAATATGCCCAAGCTATTGAGCTTTACACAGAAGCAATTGAGCTAGATAGTCAAAATGCAGTTTACTTGGCTAATCGTGCCTTTGCTCATCTTCGGCTTGAGGAATATGGTAGTGCAATACTAGATGCCACAAAGGCTATTGAAGTTGATCCTAAATATTCAAAG GGTTATTACAGGCGAGGTGCAGCTCATCTTGGGCTGGGAAAGTTCAAGGAAGCACTGAAAGATTTTCAACAG GTCAAAAAAATGTGTCCAAATGATCCTGACGCAACAAAGAAATTGAAGGAATGTGAAAAGGCTGTTATGAAACTTAAATTTGAAGAAGCAATTGCTTTACCAGAGTCTCAAAGGCGTTCAGTAGCTGAATCCATAGATTTCCATTCAATAG GAAAGGGCCGCAAATCTGCGGTGCCAACCGAAGTGGCCATAGCAGCAGTGACAGCAGCAGTTATGGCAGTGGTGGTGATGTTGTTCAGGACATCAAAGACCACGATAGTAGCTGTAATTGTGGTTGGTTTGCTGTTGCTCCTTGGGGCATATTGGTGGAGTGGTCGCAATACTG ATGTTGAGTCACAATATTCTGGAGCAAGAATAGAGGGGGACGTTGTTACTTTGGATTTTGTAAAGAAGATGATGGATGATTTCAAGAATCAGAAGAGCTTGCATAAACG GTATGCATTCCAGATTGTATTGCAAACAAGAGAGATATTGCAAGCTTTGCCTTCTCTTGTTGATATAACTGTTCCTGATGGCAAACATTTTACTGTTTGTGGCGATGTTCATGGTCAG TACTATGATCTATTAAATATTTTTGAGCTCAATGGGCTTCCTTCAGAAGAGAATCCATATCTATTTAATGGTGACTTTGTGGATAGAGGATCATTTTCTTTGGAAGTCATCCTCACTTTGTTTGCATTTAAGTGCATGTCTCCATCAG CCATACATCTAGCTAGGGGAAATCACGAGAGTAAGAGCATGAACAAGATATATGGTTTTGAGGGTGAGGTGCGCTCAAAGTTGAATGACACATTTATTGAACTATTTGCGGAAGTCTTCTGCTGTTTACCTTTGGCTCATGTGATAAATGAGAAAGTTTTCGTAGTCCATGGAGGTCTTTTTAGCGTTGATGGGGTCAAACTCTCTGACATCCGGTCTATTAATCGGTTTTGTGAGCCTCCTGAAGAAG GGTTGATGTGTGAATTGCTATGGAGTGATCCGCAGCCTCTCCCTGGAAGAGGTCCAAGCAAGCGTGGTGTAGGCCTTTCTTTTGGTGGAGATGTGACAAAAAGGTTTTTGCAGGAAAATAATTTAG ATTTAGTTGTGCGGTCTCATGAAGTAAAGGATGAGGGTTACGAGATTGAACATAATGGTAAACTCATAACTGTGTTTTCTGCTCCAAATTATTGTGACCAG ATGGGTAACAAAGGTGCCTTTATTCGATTTAAAGCACCTGATTTGAAACCTGACATTGTTACATTCTCAGCAGTG GCACATCCCGATGTTAAGCCAATggcttatgcaaacaacttCCTCCGGATGTTTCAATAG
- the LOC130726643 gene encoding ATP-dependent DNA helicase PIF1-like: protein MRFCTNVSVAAAYKRLFSTKVSEQCRTPIARIEWGDEQNRVLAAISQGKSVFITGSAGTGKTFLLAEVIKSLSKLHTPSTVSVTASTGIAACALKGQTLHSFAGIGICSFDDPKRLLDKVSKIKSAVTRWRKVKALVVDEISMISAKLFDHLDYIARKIKGVDKPWGGIQIVVSGDFFQLPPIADDYDEAMYAFDADCWNDSFDLQVELTRVFRQSDAGLARLLEGIRRGESEQHDLEFLEQFCSKTKCDSSVVQIFPLNEDVKRVNEARLKSLKKDLVVYKAVDFGKGHWKWMLNSGIAPKEISLCEGARVMLIKNINTESGLVNGATGTVLRFSHSSAKDLGRICPDQVMPVVQFDAGQCMPVTPEKWEVLDGENVVACRKQVPLILAWAMSIHKCQGMTLERLHTDLSRAFGCGMVYVALSRLRSLEGLHLSSFDRSKIKANQKVSRFYKSLASSEQKKEVMVVGSNKIIDHPSGDTEIIDFAESENAV, encoded by the coding sequence ATGAGATTCTGTACCAATGTTTCTGTTGCAGCAGCATACAAGAGATTATTCAGTACCAAGGTTTCTGAACAATGTAGAACCCCAATTGCTAGGATTGAATGGGGAGATGAGCAAAATCGCGTTCTGGCCGCGATATCTCAGGgaaaatctgtgttcatcactgGCTCTGCTGGGACTGGAAAGACATTTTTGCTTGCAGAAGTTATTAAATCGCTGAGCAAATTGCATACCCCGTCTACGGTTTCTGTCACGGCTTCAACTGGGATTGCGGCGTGTGCTTTAAAGGGGCAAACATTACATTCGTTTGCTGGGATTGGAATATGCAGTTTTGATGATCCTAAGCGCTTGTTAGATAAGGTTTCGAAGATTAAAAGCGCCGTCACGAGATGGAGAAAGGTTAAGGCTTTGGTTGTTGATGAAATTAGTATGATAAGTGCAAAATTGTTTGACCATCTTGATTATATTGCAAGAAAGATAAAGGGTGTGGATAAACCCTGGGGTGGGATTCAGATTGTTGTAAGTGGTGATTTTTTCCAATTGCCACCAATTGCTGATGACTATGATGAGGCTATGTATGCATTTGATGCTGATTGTTGGAATGACAGCTTTGATTTGCAGGTGGAGCTCACAAGGGTGTTCAGGCAATCAGATGCTGGGCTTGCCAGGTTGCTTGAGGGTATCAGGAGAGGGGAGAGTGAACAACATGATTTGGAGTTCCTAGAGCAATTTTGCTCAAAGACTAAGTGTGATTCTTCTGTTGTGCAGATCTTCCCTCTGAATGAAGATGTTAAGAGAGTGAATGAAGCGAGGCTGAAAAGTTTGAAAAAGGATCTTGTTGTTTATAAAGCTGTTGATTTTGGTAAGGGGCATTGGAAGTGGATGCTCAATAGTGGCATTGCACCTAAAGAAATTTCTCTTTGTGAAGGTGCAAGAGTTATGTTGATTAAGAATATAAATACTGAGAGTGGATTGGTAAATGGAGCTACTGGTACAGTGTTGAGATTTTCACATTCATCTGCTAAGGATCTTGGTCGCATATGCCCTGATCAAGTGATGCCAGTAGTGCAATTTGATGCAGGACAATGTATGCCAGTGACACCGGAAAAATGGGAAGTTTTGGATGGAGAAAACGTTGTTGCTTGCAGGAAGCAGGTTCCTCTTATACTGGCATGGGCTATGAGCATTCACAAGTGCCAAGGGATGACTCTTGAGAGGCTTCACACAGATCTATCCAGAGCATTTGGCTGTGGCATGGTGTATGTTGCACTTTCTCGCCTTAGAAGCTTGGAGGGACTTCATTTATCTTCCTTCGATCGATCGAAGATCAAAGCGAACCAAAAGGTTTCAAGGTTCTACAAGAGTTTGGCTTCTTCTGAACAAAAAAAGGAGGTTATGGTGGTTGGTAGCAACAAGATCATAGATCACCCCAGTGGTGATACGGAAATAATTGATTTTGCTGAGAGTGAAAATGCAGTATAG